One stretch of Xanthomonas sp. DAR 35659 DNA includes these proteins:
- a CDS encoding YceH family protein, whose translation MTDTPTPPILSPIEARALGCLIEKEATTPDAYPLTVNATVVAANQKTSREPVMSLNPGDVQHALRQLEGHGLARQQFSSRAVRYEHRLAAALDLTQQQVILIGLLLLRGPQTANELLARSERMARFADAEDVRHQLDRLAQRQLAVQLPRASGQREDRYMHLLGGPIDAEALAATFKARPATSGSEELEARVQALEAEVAELREIVAELQAQRGTA comes from the coding sequence ATGACCGACACCCCTACACCGCCCATCCTCTCTCCCATCGAAGCCCGTGCGCTTGGCTGCCTGATCGAAAAAGAGGCCACTACGCCGGATGCTTATCCGCTGACGGTCAATGCCACGGTGGTGGCGGCCAACCAGAAGACCTCGCGCGAACCGGTGATGTCGCTGAACCCTGGCGATGTGCAGCATGCGCTGCGCCAGTTGGAAGGGCATGGGCTGGCGCGGCAGCAGTTCTCCTCGCGCGCGGTGCGTTACGAGCATCGCCTGGCGGCGGCGTTGGATCTGACCCAGCAACAGGTGATCCTGATCGGGCTGCTGTTGCTGCGCGGTCCGCAGACGGCGAACGAATTGCTGGCGCGGTCCGAACGCATGGCGCGGTTCGCCGATGCCGAGGACGTCCGCCATCAGCTCGATCGGCTGGCGCAGCGTCAGTTGGCGGTGCAGTTGCCGCGCGCCAGCGGCCAGCGCGAGGATCGCTACATGCATCTGCTCGGTGGGCCCATCGATGCGGAGGCATTGGCGGCGACCTTCAAGGCGCGGCCGGCGACGTCCGGCAGCGAGGAGCTGGAGGCGCGGGTGCAGGCGCTGGAAGCCGAGGTGGCGGAGTTGCGCGAGATCGTCGCCGAGTTGCAGGCGCAGCGCGGTACGGCGTAG
- a CDS encoding 5'-nucleotidase, lipoprotein e(P4) family: MTPIARTALACAVLALSACKPQTQAPDTADKPSVAATATSAASATASAGAAAGDDNLNAVLWMQRSAEYRAAAEQTYRAAADRLDAALKEPNWDALVPEERGNAATGLKPAVVMDVDETVLDNSPYQARLIRSGKEYDELSWDQWVAEKKAKPIPGVVDFAKAADAKGITVLYVTNRAVHLTDATLANLRSAGLPVADNSVLLGLGTVVKGCEQNGSEKNCRRKLVGQQYRVLMQFGDQLGDFAQVVANTPEGRAQLLQQYHDWFGERWWMLPNPSYGSWEPALFNNDFTQSRAARHQAKVQALELAQ, from the coding sequence ATGACCCCGATCGCCCGCACCGCACTGGCTTGCGCCGTGCTCGCCCTGTCCGCCTGCAAGCCGCAGACGCAGGCCCCGGATACCGCCGACAAGCCCAGCGTCGCGGCGACCGCCACATCCGCCGCGTCCGCCACCGCATCTGCCGGTGCCGCCGCCGGCGACGACAACCTCAACGCGGTGCTGTGGATGCAACGCTCGGCCGAGTACCGGGCCGCGGCCGAACAGACCTATCGCGCCGCCGCCGACCGCCTGGACGCGGCGCTGAAGGAGCCGAACTGGGACGCGCTGGTGCCGGAGGAGCGCGGCAACGCCGCCACCGGGCTGAAGCCGGCGGTGGTGATGGACGTGGACGAAACGGTGCTGGACAACTCGCCCTACCAGGCGCGGCTGATCCGCAGCGGCAAGGAGTACGACGAGCTCAGCTGGGACCAGTGGGTGGCCGAGAAGAAGGCCAAGCCGATCCCCGGCGTGGTCGATTTCGCCAAGGCGGCCGACGCCAAGGGCATCACCGTGCTGTACGTAACCAACCGCGCGGTGCACCTGACCGACGCGACCCTGGCCAACCTGCGCAGCGCCGGCCTGCCGGTCGCCGACAACAGCGTGCTGCTCGGCCTGGGCACGGTGGTCAAGGGGTGCGAGCAGAACGGCTCGGAGAAGAACTGCCGGCGCAAGCTGGTCGGCCAGCAGTACCGCGTGCTGATGCAGTTCGGCGACCAGCTCGGCGACTTCGCGCAGGTGGTGGCGAACACGCCGGAAGGCCGCGCGCAGTTGTTGCAGCAGTACCACGACTGGTTCGGCGAGCGCTGGTGGATGCTGCCCAACCCCAGCTACGGGTCCTGGGAACCGGCGCTGTTCAACAACGACTTCACCCAGTCGCGCGCCGCACGCCACCAGGCCAAGGTGCAGGCGCTGGAGCTGGCGCAGTGA
- the pyrF gene encoding orotidine-5'-phosphate decarboxylase, whose translation MSRAPLPLQAHERLIFALDVPGRTEAIDWIERLDDTVAFYKIGMELLASGEYFDVLETLAARGKRVFVDLKFFDIPATVGGVIRRLSQWPVDYCTIHGWHPAMMQAAAEANGGEMRLLAVTVLTSMGRADLASMGIDREPQDVVVERALAAQAAGIDGVIASGQEAAPIRRATGAGFSIVCPGIRPGGPVGDDQQRTVGVAQAFADGADAIVVGRPIRQAADPRAAAAAIQREIAATLASEQAQHAY comes from the coding sequence GTGAGCCGCGCGCCGCTGCCGCTGCAGGCGCACGAGCGGTTGATCTTCGCCCTCGACGTGCCGGGGCGCACCGAGGCGATCGACTGGATCGAGCGGCTCGACGACACGGTGGCGTTCTACAAGATCGGCATGGAGCTGCTGGCCTCCGGCGAGTATTTCGACGTGCTGGAGACACTGGCCGCACGCGGCAAGCGCGTGTTCGTGGACCTGAAGTTCTTCGACATCCCGGCCACCGTCGGCGGCGTGATCCGGCGCCTGTCGCAGTGGCCGGTGGACTACTGCACGATCCACGGCTGGCACCCGGCGATGATGCAGGCCGCGGCCGAGGCCAACGGCGGCGAGATGCGCCTGCTGGCGGTGACCGTGCTGACCTCGATGGGCCGCGCCGACCTGGCGTCGATGGGCATCGACCGCGAACCGCAGGACGTCGTGGTGGAGCGTGCCCTGGCCGCGCAGGCCGCCGGCATCGACGGGGTAATCGCGTCCGGCCAGGAAGCGGCGCCGATCCGCCGCGCCACCGGCGCCGGCTTCTCGATCGTGTGCCCGGGCATCCGCCCCGGCGGCCCGGTCGGCGACGACCAGCAGCGCACCGTGGGCGTGGCCCAGGCCTTCGCCGACGGTGCCGATGCGATCGTGGTCGGCCGCCCGATCCGCCAGGCCGCCGATCCGAGGGCCGCGGCGGCGGCGATCCAGCGTGAGATCGCGGCGACCCTGGCAAGCGAACAGGCCCAACACGCCTATTAA
- a CDS encoding tryptophan halogenase family protein produces the protein MLTNLVIVGGGTAGWMAAAALARVLGPAYRITLIESEQIGIVGVGEATVPHIKAFNNLLGIDEAEFVRQTQGSFKLGIEFVDWLRPGTSYVHGFGTEIGHPLGLLPFQQYWFKLALAGKAKPLGAYTLNTVAAKRGKFMTSASDAPPTSPLANIAYAYHFDAALYAAFLRRYSEQRGVTRREGIVEEVQLHPESGNVASVRLASGEVVAGDLFIDCSGFRGLLIEQALHTGYHDFSHWLPCDRALAVPCAKVGPPTPYTRATARAVGWQWRIPLQHRTGNGYVYSSAHLSDDEAAATLLANLDGPALADPRPLRFLTGRRKQVWNRNVVALGLASGFMEPLESTSIHLIQSGISKLLELFPREGISPVLVQRYNDRIAFEFDRIRDFLVLHYHATERDDSDFWRQCRAMTITPELQATLDLFRDSGRFYRNAEEMFAEISWVQVMVGQGILPRGYHPLVDQVPGADIERFVASIEQTIGHCVDAMPPHQAFIDRYCAAAPR, from the coding sequence ATGCTTACCAACCTGGTCATCGTCGGTGGCGGCACCGCCGGCTGGATGGCCGCCGCCGCGCTGGCGCGCGTGCTCGGTCCGGCCTACCGCATCACCCTGATCGAGTCCGAACAGATCGGCATCGTCGGCGTCGGCGAGGCCACCGTGCCGCACATCAAGGCCTTCAACAACCTGCTCGGCATCGACGAGGCCGAGTTCGTGCGCCAGACCCAGGGCAGCTTCAAGCTCGGCATCGAGTTCGTCGACTGGCTGCGGCCGGGCACGTCCTACGTGCATGGCTTCGGCACCGAGATCGGGCATCCGCTGGGGCTGCTGCCGTTCCAGCAGTACTGGTTCAAATTGGCGTTGGCCGGCAAGGCCAAGCCGTTGGGCGCCTACACGCTCAATACCGTGGCCGCCAAGCGCGGCAAGTTCATGACCTCGGCCAGCGATGCGCCGCCCACGTCGCCGTTGGCCAACATCGCCTATGCCTACCATTTCGACGCGGCGCTGTACGCGGCGTTCCTGCGCCGCTATTCCGAGCAGCGCGGGGTGACCCGGCGCGAAGGCATCGTCGAGGAGGTCCAGCTGCATCCGGAATCGGGCAACGTGGCGTCGGTGCGCCTGGCCTCCGGTGAGGTCGTCGCCGGCGACCTGTTCATCGACTGCTCCGGTTTCCGCGGCCTGCTGATCGAGCAGGCGCTGCATACCGGCTATCACGATTTCAGCCACTGGCTGCCGTGCGACCGCGCGCTCGCCGTGCCCTGCGCCAAGGTCGGCCCGCCCACGCCGTATACCCGCGCCACCGCGCGCGCGGTCGGCTGGCAGTGGCGCATTCCGCTGCAGCACCGCACCGGCAACGGCTACGTGTATTCCAGCGCGCATCTCAGCGACGACGAGGCCGCGGCCACGCTGCTGGCCAACCTGGACGGCCCGGCGCTGGCCGATCCGCGCCCGCTGCGCTTCCTCACCGGGCGCCGCAAGCAGGTATGGAACCGCAACGTGGTCGCGCTGGGCCTGGCCAGCGGCTTCATGGAGCCGTTGGAATCGACCAGCATCCATCTGATCCAGTCCGGCATCTCCAAACTGCTGGAGCTGTTTCCGCGCGAGGGCATCAGCCCGGTGCTGGTGCAGCGCTACAACGACCGCATCGCCTTCGAGTTCGACCGCATCCGCGATTTCCTGGTGCTGCACTACCACGCCACCGAGCGCGACGACAGCGACTTCTGGCGGCAGTGCCGCGCCATGACGATCACCCCGGAACTGCAGGCCACCCTGGACCTGTTCCGCGACAGCGGCCGCTTCTACCGCAACGCCGAGGAAATGTTCGCCGAGATCAGCTGGGTGCAGGTCATGGTCGGGCAGGGCATCCTGCCGCGCGGCTACCACCCGCTGGTGGACCAGGTGCCAGGCGCGGACATCGAACGCTTCGTCGCCAGCATCGAGCAGACCATCGGCCACTGCGTGGACGCGATGCCGCCGCACCAGGCCTTCATCGACCGCTACTGCGCGGCCGCGCCGCGCTGA
- a CDS encoding TonB-dependent receptor domain-containing protein, with product MKNKRSASNLPARSLLCCALATSLFAAMPAMAQSSTATLRGQVASAQAGTEVTVTNIATGSVRRAPVGANGNYTVVGLPPGTYKVEANGVTKTVTLQVASSSTLDLDAGTATASGGDATTLGTINVTAPPSLKDVKTSEVGNVVSLRQIQQLPQATRNFLEFADTVPGMVFQIDGNGNTKLRGGASNASASNLYIDGVGQKSYVRSGGIAGQADTQGNPFPQLAIGEYKVITSNYKAEYGQVSGAAITAATKSGTNEFHGEAFFRYTDQDLREKRPDEDKGKIDSQTKEYGFALGGPIIQDRMHFFVAYEGKENVAPKSVQADASAQPFIGFLPANLASQIGAANMPFKEDLIFGKIDFEPTDRDRIELSTLYRDETQIANVGGVNTLEQATNKFNKDKRTNLRWQHSADNWYNELIVGTENSENSPTAKTLGNGIIYKYLAPRPGSDDVDEYTFLNTGSAGGLSVQRKSQKGWFLQNDLTFTSFEWHGDHTIKMGVNYKDVELTSQDAAAVNPQFAYSVDANGVAATPYRVDFVAPYNTPGQKATVKSPSKQYGIYIQDDWAATDKLMINIGVRYDYEDTPAYTDFVTSPAFVNALYADDPENPGHPWADRLLPSGINVADYISTGKNRKNFKDAWAPRLGFSYDFFGDETAVLHGGAARSYDRNLFEQLALETSKAALSPVAVYFENPATGQCYRDDRTCVAWDPRYLQGVDQLNTIPGVSGSAELFIFNNHIKTPYSDQYSLGISNQVGDWLTDVTFQRVLSYDGFVMSLINRYPDGSYFQNGDLPWGEPVPGYQNTILGNNGLEQRSSQVLLSAEKPYTKESGWGLTLSYTHTNARQNRKIDEPYAFDKPTIRGYRFVKSDATPTHRFVASGSIDGPWGVTFGAKVVLATPDPVNEIACYGFVEPDGGTCQQVGVTPPGSGKFLVGGKIWGYRTVDFQASKDFTVYNDFKLSARINLLNAFNFKNYSSYVYNGWGSEGRFDPDITINKTGEINYVPRTVTFEIGAKF from the coding sequence ATGAAGAACAAGCGTTCCGCTTCCAACCTGCCCGCACGCAGCCTGCTGTGCTGCGCGCTGGCCACCAGCCTGTTCGCGGCGATGCCGGCGATGGCGCAGTCCAGCACCGCGACCCTGCGCGGCCAGGTCGCCTCGGCGCAGGCCGGCACCGAGGTCACCGTCACCAACATCGCCACCGGCTCGGTGCGGCGCGCGCCGGTCGGCGCCAACGGCAACTACACCGTCGTCGGCCTGCCGCCGGGCACCTACAAGGTCGAGGCCAACGGCGTCACCAAGACGGTCACGCTGCAGGTCGCGTCCTCGTCCACGCTCGATCTCGATGCCGGCACCGCGACCGCCTCGGGCGGCGATGCGACCACGCTGGGCACGATCAACGTCACCGCGCCGCCGTCGCTGAAGGACGTGAAGACCTCCGAGGTCGGCAACGTCGTTTCGCTGCGCCAGATCCAGCAGTTGCCGCAGGCCACGCGCAACTTCCTCGAGTTCGCCGACACCGTGCCGGGCATGGTGTTCCAGATCGATGGCAACGGGAATACCAAGCTGCGCGGCGGCGCCTCCAACGCCAGCGCCAGCAACCTGTACATCGACGGCGTCGGTCAGAAGAGCTATGTGCGCAGCGGCGGCATCGCCGGCCAGGCCGACACGCAGGGCAATCCGTTCCCGCAGTTGGCGATCGGCGAATACAAGGTCATCACCTCCAACTACAAGGCCGAGTACGGCCAGGTCAGCGGCGCGGCGATCACCGCGGCGACCAAGTCCGGCACCAACGAGTTCCACGGCGAAGCCTTCTTCCGCTACACCGACCAGGATCTGCGCGAGAAGCGTCCGGACGAAGACAAGGGCAAGATCGACTCGCAGACCAAGGAATACGGCTTCGCGCTGGGTGGCCCGATCATCCAGGACCGCATGCACTTCTTCGTCGCCTACGAGGGCAAGGAGAACGTGGCGCCCAAGAGCGTGCAGGCCGATGCCTCCGCGCAGCCCTTCATCGGCTTCTTGCCGGCCAATCTGGCGAGCCAGATTGGCGCGGCGAACATGCCGTTCAAAGAGGACCTGATCTTCGGCAAGATCGACTTCGAGCCGACCGATCGCGACCGCATCGAGTTGAGCACCCTGTACCGCGACGAGACGCAGATCGCCAACGTCGGCGGCGTCAACACGCTGGAGCAGGCCACCAACAAGTTCAACAAGGACAAGCGGACCAACCTGCGCTGGCAGCACAGCGCCGACAACTGGTACAACGAGTTGATCGTGGGCACCGAGAATTCGGAGAACAGCCCGACCGCCAAGACCTTGGGCAACGGCATCATCTACAAGTATCTGGCGCCACGTCCCGGTTCCGACGATGTGGACGAGTACACCTTCTTGAATACCGGCTCGGCCGGCGGCCTCAGCGTGCAGCGAAAGAGCCAGAAGGGTTGGTTCCTGCAGAACGATCTGACCTTCACCAGCTTCGAATGGCATGGCGACCACACCATCAAGATGGGCGTCAATTACAAGGACGTCGAACTGACCTCGCAGGACGCGGCCGCGGTGAACCCGCAGTTCGCCTATTCCGTCGATGCCAATGGTGTCGCCGCCACCCCGTACCGGGTGGATTTCGTTGCGCCGTACAACACGCCTGGGCAGAAGGCCACGGTGAAGTCTCCGTCCAAGCAGTACGGAATCTATATCCAGGACGACTGGGCCGCCACCGACAAGCTGATGATCAACATCGGCGTGCGTTACGACTACGAGGACACCCCGGCCTACACCGATTTCGTCACGTCTCCGGCATTCGTCAACGCCCTGTACGCCGACGATCCGGAGAACCCGGGCCATCCGTGGGCCGACCGACTGCTGCCCAGCGGCATCAATGTCGCCGACTACATCAGCACCGGCAAGAACCGCAAGAACTTCAAGGACGCGTGGGCGCCGCGCCTGGGCTTCTCCTACGACTTCTTCGGCGACGAGACCGCCGTCCTGCACGGCGGCGCGGCGCGGTCCTACGACCGCAATCTGTTCGAGCAGCTGGCGCTGGAAACCAGCAAGGCGGCCTTGTCGCCGGTCGCGGTGTATTTCGAGAACCCCGCTACCGGTCAGTGCTACCGCGACGACCGTACCTGCGTGGCATGGGATCCGCGCTATCTGCAGGGCGTCGACCAGCTGAACACCATCCCCGGCGTCAGCGGCAGCGCCGAACTGTTCATCTTCAACAATCACATCAAGACCCCGTACAGCGACCAGTACAGCCTCGGCATCAGCAACCAGGTCGGCGACTGGCTGACCGACGTGACCTTCCAGCGCGTGCTCAGCTACGACGGTTTCGTGATGTCGTTGATCAACCGGTATCCGGATGGCTCGTACTTCCAGAACGGCGATCTGCCCTGGGGCGAGCCGGTGCCCGGCTACCAGAACACGATCCTCGGCAACAATGGCCTGGAACAGCGCAGCAGCCAGGTGCTGCTGTCGGCGGAAAAGCCCTACACCAAGGAATCGGGCTGGGGCCTGACGCTGTCCTACACCCACACCAACGCGCGTCAGAACCGCAAGATCGACGAGCCCTACGCGTTCGACAAGCCGACCATTCGCGGCTATCGCTTCGTGAAGTCCGATGCCACGCCGACGCATCGCTTCGTCGCCTCCGGCTCGATCGATGGCCCGTGGGGCGTGACCTTCGGCGCCAAGGTGGTGCTTGCCACCCCGGATCCTGTCAACGAAATCGCGTGCTACGGCTTCGTCGAGCCGGATGGCGGCACCTGCCAGCAGGTCGGCGTCACTCCGCCGGGCAGCGGCAAGTTCCTGGTCGGCGGCAAGATCTGGGGCTATCGCACGGTCGATTTCCAGGCGAGCAAGGACTTCACCGTGTACAACGACTTCAAGTTGTCGGCGCGTATCAATCTGCTCAACGCCTTCAACTTCAAGAACTACTCGTCGTATGTCTACAACGGCTGGGGTAGCGAAGGACGCTTCGATCCGGACATCACCATCAACAAGACGGGTGAGATCAACTATGTGCCGCGCACTGTAACTTTTGAAATCGGCGCCAAGTTCTGA
- a CDS encoding LacI family DNA-binding transcriptional regulator has product MNPRTAPAPEQRASITIKDVARLANVSVATVSRTMNGHQHVAEPVRARVLEAARTLHYVPHHAARSLSSRRTHTIGVVLPDLHGEFFSELIRGIDTVARERGLHLLVSSYHGEPEEQRLAVRRMPGRVDGLLIMSPYLGGGADEAIELLPGALPAVLMNCAERIADTQVLNVDNYGGARAMTRHLLDSGHRRIAFIAGPDDNFDARERLRGYRDELQAQAPQIPPQVLPGDFDEASGYRAGQALLQGERPDVVFAANDMMALGCLFAFTHAGLRVPEDIALAGFDDVPMARYVHPALTTMRVDIAGFGARAMQLLLAALEPQTATAPPSTDIAPQLIVRASSVQRGTAMD; this is encoded by the coding sequence GTGAATCCACGCACCGCGCCCGCGCCCGAACAGCGCGCCAGCATCACCATCAAGGACGTGGCGCGCCTGGCCAACGTCTCGGTGGCGACGGTGTCGCGCACCATGAACGGCCACCAGCACGTGGCCGAACCGGTGCGCGCGCGCGTGCTGGAAGCCGCGCGCACCTTGCACTACGTGCCGCACCATGCCGCGCGCAGCCTCAGCAGCCGCCGCACCCACACCATCGGCGTGGTCCTGCCCGACCTGCACGGCGAGTTCTTCTCCGAACTGATCCGCGGCATCGATACCGTGGCGCGCGAGCGCGGCCTGCACCTGCTGGTGTCCAGCTACCACGGCGAGCCGGAGGAGCAGCGCCTGGCGGTGCGGCGCATGCCCGGGCGCGTGGACGGCCTGCTGATCATGTCGCCTTATCTGGGCGGCGGCGCCGACGAGGCGATCGAACTGCTGCCCGGCGCCCTGCCGGCGGTGCTGATGAACTGCGCCGAGCGCATCGCCGACACCCAGGTGCTCAACGTCGACAACTACGGCGGCGCGCGCGCGATGACCCGCCACCTGCTCGACAGCGGCCACCGCCGCATCGCCTTCATCGCCGGGCCCGACGACAACTTCGATGCGCGCGAACGCCTGCGCGGCTACCGCGACGAACTGCAGGCGCAAGCGCCGCAGATCCCGCCGCAGGTACTGCCGGGCGATTTCGACGAAGCCTCCGGATACCGCGCCGGTCAGGCGCTGCTGCAGGGCGAGCGCCCGGACGTGGTGTTCGCGGCCAACGACATGATGGCGCTCGGCTGCCTGTTCGCCTTCACCCATGCCGGCCTGCGCGTGCCCGAGGACATCGCCCTGGCCGGTTTCGACGATGTGCCGATGGCGCGCTACGTGCACCCGGCGCTGACCACGATGCGGGTGGACATCGCCGGCTTCGGCGCGCGCGCGATGCAGCTGCTGCTCGCCGCGCTGGAGCCGCAGACCGCCACGGCGCCCCCGTCCACCGATATCGCTCCGCAATTGATCGTCCGTGCGTCCAGTGTCCAGCGAGGAACCGCCATGGACTGA